A genomic stretch from bacterium includes:
- a CDS encoding sulfopyruvate decarboxylase, which yields MPVSVKNSRMVYDALKSCGIRLLSALPETWLVHLLQIAEDDPEMILVRLAKEEEGVGISAGAYLAGVKSAMLLQNHGLLASVNGIVSLARLYRIPLLMLISYRGEFGERDPWQTEGGGATEPVLRALDIPYERLDAPTHVAHRIGQAQTLAESSLKPVALLLCRDLMWED from the coding sequence GTGCCGGTTTCCGTAAAGAACTCGCGAATGGTCTACGACGCGTTGAAATCCTGTGGAATCAGACTGCTTTCTGCCCTCCCGGAGACGTGGCTCGTGCACCTGCTGCAGATCGCGGAAGACGACCCGGAGATGATTCTCGTGCGTCTCGCCAAGGAGGAAGAAGGGGTCGGTATTTCTGCGGGCGCGTACCTGGCGGGAGTAAAGTCTGCGATGCTCCTGCAGAACCACGGGCTGCTCGCAAGCGTGAACGGTATCGTCTCGCTGGCGCGCCTCTACCGGATCCCGCTGCTGATGCTGATCAGCTACCGCGGCGAGTTCGGCGAGCGAGATCCATGGCAGACCGAGGGCGGCGGGGCAACTGAGCCCGTGTTGCGGGCCCTCGATATCCCCTACGAACGGTTGGACGCGCCCACCCACGTGGCGCATCGGATCGGACAAGCGCAAACGTTGGCGGAGTCGTCGCTCAAGCCGGTCGCGCTCCTGTTGTGCCGGGATCTGATGTGGGAAGACTAA